The window AGGAAGACGAGGTCGCAGTGCAGGTGCTCGAGCGCGCGCACGGCCACGGGGCCGACGAGGGCCTGCGACGGCGTGCGGACGCCCCCGGTGAGCACGACGGTCTGCGTGTAGGGCGCGTCGGCGCGTTCGGGCGGCGAGAAGAGGTCGGACACCGGGAGCGCGTTGGTGACGACCGTGAGCTCGGGGACCTGCACGAGCGCGCGGGCCAGGGCCAGCGCGGTGGCTCCCCCGGAGATGCCGACGGCCATGCCGGGCTCCACGAGCGCGGCGGCCGCGGCGACGATCGCGCGCCGCTCGTCCGAGATCGCGGGAGCCGGGAGCAGCCGCTGCGGGCCGCGCACGCGCACGCCCCCGCGGATGCGCTCGACGGCGCCTTCCTCGGCGAGCTGGTCGATGTCGCGCCGCACCGTCATCTCGCTCACCTGCAGCGTGGCGGCGAGTTCGCCGATGGAGGCTGTACCGCGGTCGCGGGTGAGGGCGAGGATGCGCTCGCGTCGCTCCGTGACCAGCACGCGGTCTCCTTCCGGTGGGGCCTCCAGTCTGCCACGCGCCCCCACGGCCCGCCGGGGTCGACGCACCCCCGCCCGCCCCACTCCCGGAACAGGATCCCCGACGTCGCATGACCCTCCCCGAGCCCTACGCCACCTGGTTCCCCGCTGCCGCGTTCGACGGCCGCTACGGACGCACCGAGGCCGACCTCCGCGCGGTCGCGCCCGCGCCCGCGCCGCCGGATTTCGCGGAGCGGTGGCGGCGCTGGCGCCGTGAGGCCGCCGCGGTGGACGCGGCTCCCGTCGTGCTGTCGTCGGCGGTCGAGCACGGGCGGAGGGTGTCGGTGGTCGAGCACAGCGGCGTCGACGGCGTGCGTCTGCGGGCCTGGGTCGTGGAGCCCCTCGACGGGCGACCGCGGGCCGGCGTCGTCCACAGCCACGGCTACGGCGGCCGCGAGGAGGTCGACCTCGCGCGCGTGCCCGAGGGCCTCGCGGCGATCTTCCCGGTCGCCCGCGGCCTCGGCGCCCTCAACGCCGGGGTGGGCGCACCCGAGTCGACCGCGGAGCACGTGCTCGCCGGCATCGACGACCCGGAGCGCTACGTGCTCGGCCTCTGCGCGCGCG of the Microbacterium sufflavum genome contains:
- a CDS encoding acetylxylan esterase — translated: MTLPEPYATWFPAAAFDGRYGRTEADLRAVAPAPAPPDFAERWRRWRREAAAVDAAPVVLSSAVEHGRRVSVVEHSGVDGVRLRAWVVEPLDGRPRAGVVHSHGYGGREEVDLARVPEGLAAIFPVARGLGALNAGVGAPESTAEHVLAGIDDPERYVLGLCARDLWLAADALSALVGELPLYYVGESFGGGIGALALPWDERFVGATLIVPSFGQYDERLAVRCLGSGETVRQHVRRHPEAREVLRWFDSSTSIGFARMPVRVEAALWDQYVPPQGQFAVAAGAREVELAVLPAGHAEYPGWAAVTAAAIREGREHLERVLAR
- a CDS encoding DeoR/GlpR family DNA-binding transcription regulator; its protein translation is MLVTERRERILALTRDRGTASIGELAATLQVSEMTVRRDIDQLAEEGAVERIRGGVRVRGPQRLLPAPAISDERRAIVAAAAALVEPGMAVGISGGATALALARALVQVPELTVVTNALPVSDLFSPPERADAPYTQTVVLTGGVRTPSQALVGPVAVRALEHLHCDLVFLDAHGLDVQAGMTTMNLLEAETNRALMAAGREVVVLAEHDRWGVVGLTTVADLSDIDRLITDDGLDDAAREALDAHVGTLHLAPRDAGDERALATALAD